The Fimbriimonas ginsengisoli Gsoil 348 genome window below encodes:
- a CDS encoding helix-turn-helix domain-containing protein, which translates to MDRYHRIDLGSPPQVRRLGFMHFEEGERRWQIPADQWHLMMPDHGGVVQFGRLLLPFEGGSVLLLPPRAVVRLSFDDPSLSGHWFCLFSPTEDAPFPVAIATSSNLGLEYHWWRDRFTYLSAWSHITESHRTPHVWSLLWRVARPIEEIRLNPYVKMAETLMRERMSTSIRIDELCEEMQVSQSHLNRLFLDEHGVGPKRFLLDLRVSRAVSLLRSTTKPVKEIAAMVGIPDIQQFNKTMRTSVGLSPTAIRYNAAAPADFTAATPELGLAPEKRPAYGDRSMLKDASPSSPA; encoded by the coding sequence ATGGATCGCTACCACCGGATCGACCTCGGCAGCCCGCCGCAGGTTCGCCGCCTCGGATTTATGCACTTCGAGGAAGGGGAGCGAAGGTGGCAGATTCCCGCGGATCAGTGGCATCTGATGATGCCGGATCACGGCGGGGTGGTTCAATTCGGCCGCCTGCTGCTTCCGTTCGAGGGAGGCTCGGTTCTGCTCCTTCCTCCCCGCGCGGTTGTCCGGCTCTCGTTCGACGATCCCTCGCTCAGCGGGCACTGGTTCTGCCTCTTCAGTCCGACGGAGGATGCGCCGTTTCCGGTAGCCATCGCGACGAGCAGCAATCTCGGCTTGGAATACCACTGGTGGCGGGATCGGTTTACCTATCTTTCGGCCTGGTCCCACATCACCGAATCCCACCGGACTCCCCACGTTTGGTCGCTGCTGTGGCGAGTCGCCCGCCCCATCGAAGAGATCCGGCTGAACCCTTACGTGAAGATGGCCGAAACGTTGATGCGAGAACGGATGTCGACGTCCATCCGGATCGACGAGCTCTGCGAGGAGATGCAAGTCTCGCAAAGCCATCTGAATCGGCTGTTTCTGGACGAGCATGGCGTAGGGCCCAAGCGATTCTTGCTCGACCTCCGCGTCTCTCGCGCCGTGAGCCTCTTACGGTCGACGACCAAGCCGGTCAAGGAGATCGCCGCCATGGTCGGTATCCCCGACATTCAGCAGTTCAATAAAACGATGCGCACTTCCGTCGGCCTCTCTCCCACCGCCATCCGCTACAACGCCGCCGCGCCCGCCGACTTCACAGCGGCAACCCCGGAACTCGGCCTGGCTCCGGAGAAAAGGCCGGCCTACGGCGATAGGTCCATGCTGAAAGACGCAAGCCCTTCGTCGCCGGCATAG